The sequence AACATTCGAATAATCAGCTTCCACCAATCTTATGTTCTCTTTTGTTTAGAATGATGTTTATGAAATCATAAGACCTGCTGTTGACCAATTGTCTACAATTGCTTGTCTAGTTAACAATGTTGGTATGGGATTACCCACTGTATTGTTTGCTGGAGAAGTTAATTCTCCGAATGAAGGATCAATTAGAAATATCATTCATTGTAATATTTTGTCTACAGTCATGATGACAAACATCATTCTGCCAAAAATGTTAACACAGAAAGGACCAAATCCTGGTATCATAAACATTGCATCTTATACAGCTTTGAAATTATTTCCTTATGTTACAGTGTACGCTTCAACTAAAGCATTTGTTGCCCAATTCTCTAGATGTCTAGCTGCAGAAAAGTATAAAAAGAATGTTATAGTACAAACGATTTGTCCATTATTTGTATCTACAAATATGAGCAATTTAATGAAAACTTCATATTTTATACCAACTGGTAAAGTCTTTGCTAAAAGTGCATTGGATATGTTTGGTGTTGAACAACAAACTAATGGTTATTTTCCACATGAGTTAAAAGCATAT comes from Schistosoma haematobium chromosome 3, whole genome shotgun sequence and encodes:
- the HSDL1_15 gene encoding Inactive hydroxysteroid dehydrogenase-like protein 1 (EggNog:ENOG410V8MG~COG:Q); its protein translation is MANSNQSDILQTTQSQLDISSILKFFTDHWQILLILIAGSLINYKLLQILTICFKFTVKKWCFSKRKTLRQAGEWAVVTGASSGIGQAYAEELAKEGLNIMLISNDEEQLSVVANQIANTYNVQTRIVVADFTKNDVYEIIRPAVDQLSTIACLVNNVGMGLPTVLFAGEVNSPNEGSIRNIIHCNILSTVMMTNIILPKMLTQKGPNPGIINIASYTALKLFPYVTVYASTKAFVAQFSRCLAAEKYKKNVIVQTICPLFVSTNMSNLMKTSYFIPTGKVFAKSALDMFGVEQQTNGYFPHELKAYFYDMLPTSLRLLIIKSVSNSARRKP